The proteins below come from a single Asanoa ferruginea genomic window:
- a CDS encoding acyl-CoA dehydrogenase family protein translates to MTDTSFDVYQIPEEHGIIRAAVREVCDAKVAPNAADADETGEFPKASYEALRAADFHAPHIPVEYGGAGADALATAIVIEEVARACAASSLIPAVNKLGTMPLLLAGSDAVKAEFLPPVARGEAMFSYCLSEPEAGSDAASMTTRAERTATGWVLNGVKRWITNAGVSEFYTVFAVTEPTARSRGISAFVVSKSDAGVSFGAPEKKLGIKGSPTREVYFDNVHIPDSRLIGEPGTGFATAMRTLDHTRVTIAAQAVGIAQGALDYALGYVKERHQFGQPIADFQGVQFMLADMGMKLTAARELTYAAAGRSERGDADLTYFGAAAKCFASDAAMAITTDAVQLLGGYGYTRDYPLERMMRDAKITQIYEGTNQVQRIVLARQLLKGVI, encoded by the coding sequence ATGACAGACACTTCGTTCGATGTTTACCAAATACCCGAAGAGCACGGGATCATCCGGGCAGCGGTACGCGAAGTGTGCGACGCCAAGGTGGCGCCCAACGCGGCTGACGCGGACGAAACCGGCGAGTTTCCCAAAGCGTCCTACGAAGCGTTGCGCGCCGCCGACTTCCACGCGCCGCACATTCCGGTCGAATACGGCGGTGCCGGCGCCGACGCCCTCGCCACCGCGATCGTCATCGAGGAGGTGGCCCGCGCCTGCGCGGCGTCATCGCTGATCCCCGCGGTCAACAAGCTGGGCACGATGCCGTTGCTGCTGGCCGGTTCCGACGCGGTCAAGGCCGAGTTCCTGCCGCCGGTCGCCCGCGGCGAGGCGATGTTCTCCTACTGCCTTTCCGAGCCCGAGGCGGGCAGCGACGCCGCGTCGATGACAACCCGGGCCGAACGCACGGCGACCGGCTGGGTGCTCAACGGCGTCAAGCGCTGGATCACCAACGCCGGCGTGTCGGAGTTCTACACGGTCTTCGCGGTCACCGAACCGACCGCGCGCTCCCGCGGCATCTCCGCCTTCGTGGTGTCCAAGTCGGATGCCGGCGTCTCGTTCGGCGCGCCGGAAAAGAAGCTCGGAATCAAGGGCTCCCCGACTCGCGAAGTTTACTTCGACAATGTGCATATTCCGGATTCGCGCCTTATTGGCGAGCCGGGCACGGGCTTCGCCACCGCGATGCGCACCCTCGACCACACCCGCGTCACCATCGCCGCCCAGGCCGTCGGCATCGCGCAGGGTGCTCTCGACTACGCCCTCGGTTACGTCAAGGAGCGCCACCAGTTCGGCCAGCCGATCGCCGACTTCCAGGGCGTGCAGTTCATGCTCGCCGACATGGGCATGAAGCTGACCGCGGCGCGCGAGCTCACCTACGCCGCCGCCGGTCGCTCGGAGCGCGGTGACGCCGACCTGACCTACTTCGGTGCCGCGGCCAAGTGCTTCGCCTCCGACGCCGCCATGGCGATCACCACCGACGCGGTCCAACTCCTGGGCGGTTACGGCTACACCCGCGACTACCCGCTAGAGCGGATGATGCGCGACGCCAAAATCACCCAGATCTACGAGGGTACGAACCAGGTGCAGCGCATCGTCCTGGCGCGCCAACTCCTCAAGGGCGTCATCTAG
- a CDS encoding UDP-glucose dehydrogenase family protein — MTIPYPNTQPMPAIAAVTPPSGAARPRLTFLGTGYLGATYAICYAELGYEVLGFDVDEAKIAGLSAGVVPFHEPGLDELLRRNIAAGRLRFSTDYKEAADFGDVHFICVGTPQRADGMGADLTYVETSVVGLAQHLSRKALIVGKSTVPVGTAEWIEQLVGKHVAPELGVEVAWSPEFLQEGFAVEDVLRPNRIVVGVKSDWSNGLLYAAHKGVFDLAATEDREVPLVITDFATAELVKVAANAFLATKISFINAMAEVCEVAGGDVTQLARAIGYDPRIGNRFLQAGVGFGGGCLPKDIRAFQARAQELGAGEALRFLHEVDLINLRRRTRVLTLAADLLGRRSGPAGPDLSGAKIAVLGATFKPNSDDIRDAPSLAVAGLLQKAGADVRVYDPEGMDNAKKASPDLTYEPSLNDAVTGADLVCVLTEWADFRNADPVALGELVAGKKVIDGRNCLDATLWSQAGWVYRGMGRP; from the coding sequence GTGACGATCCCGTACCCGAACACCCAGCCCATGCCGGCGATCGCGGCGGTGACGCCCCCGTCCGGAGCCGCCCGCCCGCGGCTGACCTTCCTCGGCACCGGTTACCTGGGTGCGACGTACGCCATCTGCTACGCGGAGCTCGGCTACGAGGTGCTCGGCTTCGACGTCGACGAGGCGAAGATCGCCGGCCTGTCCGCCGGCGTCGTCCCGTTCCACGAGCCCGGCCTCGACGAGCTGCTCCGGCGCAACATCGCCGCCGGTCGGCTGCGCTTCTCCACCGACTACAAGGAAGCCGCCGACTTCGGCGACGTCCACTTCATCTGCGTCGGCACCCCGCAGCGGGCCGACGGCATGGGCGCCGACCTGACCTACGTCGAGACCTCGGTCGTCGGCCTGGCCCAGCACCTGAGCCGCAAGGCGCTGATCGTGGGCAAGTCGACCGTGCCGGTGGGCACCGCCGAGTGGATCGAGCAGCTCGTCGGCAAGCACGTCGCGCCGGAGTTGGGTGTCGAGGTCGCCTGGAGCCCCGAGTTCCTGCAGGAGGGGTTCGCCGTCGAAGACGTGCTGCGCCCCAACCGCATCGTCGTCGGTGTGAAGAGCGATTGGTCAAACGGCCTGTTGTACGCCGCGCACAAGGGCGTTTTCGACCTCGCCGCCACCGAGGACCGCGAGGTCCCGCTGGTGATCACCGACTTCGCGACCGCTGAGCTCGTCAAGGTCGCCGCCAACGCGTTCCTGGCCACCAAGATCTCGTTCATCAACGCGATGGCCGAGGTCTGCGAGGTCGCCGGCGGCGACGTCACCCAGCTCGCCCGGGCGATCGGCTACGACCCGCGGATCGGCAACCGGTTCCTCCAGGCCGGTGTCGGCTTCGGCGGCGGCTGCCTGCCCAAGGACATCCGCGCCTTCCAGGCCCGGGCCCAGGAGCTGGGCGCCGGCGAGGCGCTGCGCTTCCTGCACGAGGTCGACCTGATCAACCTGCGCCGCCGCACCCGGGTGCTGACCCTGGCCGCCGACCTGCTCGGCCGCCGCTCCGGCCCGGCCGGCCCCGACCTGTCCGGCGCCAAGATCGCGGTGCTGGGCGCGACCTTCAAGCCCAACTCCGACGACATCCGCGACGCGCCGTCGCTGGCCGTCGCCGGGCTGCTCCAGAAGGCCGGCGCCGACGTGCGGGTCTACGACCCGGAGGGCATGGACAACGCGAAGAAGGCGTCGCCCGACCTGACCTACGAGCCGAGCCTCAACGACGCCGTCACCGGCGCCGACCTGGTCTGCGTGCTGACCGAGTGGGCCGACTTCCGCAACGCCGACCCGGTCGCCCTCGGCGAGCTGGTCGCCGGCAAGAAGGTCATCGACGGCCGCAACTGCCTCGACGCCACCCTGTGGAGCCAGGCCGGCTGGGTCTACCGCGGGATGGGTCGCCCGTAA
- a CDS encoding SCO7613 C-terminal domain-containing membrane protein, whose protein sequence is MERYPCPSCGREIDPAPRCPYCNAEQGRWADEVARIEREIAEIRKQDIQVAREQRLLAQRMQAAQFQRDILNAANQERLKQQIGKPRRVLRRRVFRRPPTAGAETGVPPTAAPRGPRGPGGPGGSRIPRQQAGAAAPPEPPPPPRVMDLDDDGPPPEASTREIQNVYLGLGALLLGAAAVVFAGVTEGAISRLAILIGATGLMLGVAPFIGARRLSSTAETISAVGLMLVPLIGYAFYLVPDVRHGPVPGEVFAGIVFAATAAVAAVYAGATGLSVPRYATVLALQPVIPLLTHGWITGSTGWAFSLAAVAALDVWLARQYAAFGALVPPAWSGRLVTPPLADDPPTDRPGAFNRPGLFNRSATSSRSGGMAGPRDAAASDRAAGAGGAAGPRGTDAPGGAAGPSGAAGPGGTAGSAGTAASGGSEGAGDPAGSGSPTAAGGRAAGGTAAQGDDESEAIATDTDESGFGVGSRSGAVPASGGPKVARIVSTPIPPHQRTDDDPGPSPRPEAAAEEAEVLLDSGPADAPVSGPPPQTAVTARWLREMSWVLFGIAIGAALIYAVAGLVDARTVPTATVAGLGLVVAAAVGLIGSLSLRRRPLPDVAGGIMTLAIIGAAGRVASVALPGHALVVVATIIALIGLAVRALPDDSRRGPQLASTAALLVIGMVIAGNTLRAALAPIDAALPMWRADLTGYEARLDAAIGSAQWQLAVAAALLTIGAVLAAPHEIRRELAVAGAALTALAAPASFDLNWAAAPWPAAIAAIAIAVAGLWARTPRAGIAHAVGAALVGLAAAGASAARPSLSAAVLFVIAASGALIAGAARTTTLRANAGAEPVGEWAAGGAAFAFPGAVASFVAATVPSATATVPILATAFLAVCATLSFAALNRVAERHLSVPLTVGTVLGTMGVSAAAFAAGQATVADKLVGALMLVAAVLLFLAPSIDHGRRADRVLDGADYASAAATTALIGALARIAAILAPGGEIATVAALILVVAIGVRALPEDWRRGPALGIAVGGGVIAAIAGYQSLAGGLKILATPGALWDADLTRWPGSVDAGSSWQAPVALVLLAGAAAIVLPRPWSYDVAGVFVGLATIGAPAALGLPWYSPIVVGGAVATIYGVAAVMAADPRAGLARIWVAAAVALHAVGASVVRPWTTAAALGIIVLIGAVVAALASTIVAGPDGGPATAGWRNPLSPRTDGEPPREAPSGEQADVGAPTGGGTATATMTRPRVTRVTAPVESLADVAAPPHLSTIGGLALGGALLALPGALAGFSASVGSSAPVVLTAALAGSSLGMAVLALARTRMAPFLPYATVGLAGGATVTAGTALATGVSPGVYAAAAAMLGILAELLRATVSPGGEAERVRRWSTFGGTPWRRSPGLSGRRWSVEPAMGALLVAVPGTLFALYALGPALVEALFAPLQVVNHIWAGPPEALLSPPPDAVEPSNVLSALLLTSAAGLAALAFSRGRPLRAIPVVLPGIAVTILITPVSLGFGWPNSIRAALAVFAVAMIGLALTPPPPESELAQSLRSARIATFVIGLAAGNAGLSGSLATRPMTLLTLGSAVLVGAVAALYGRTQRARILGWLFAAIMAQAFVLTVGLVAGLPRTTSAFGVLAVGAALLVGAALVPRLRRPEALQEATTVEWSGYAAGLIAFALAFDSLPHLAGLLAAWGAVLGIAAGRPGRRASRRRVIFYTALSCEVVAWWLLMNLVDVRLLEAYTLPFAAVALLAGMIELRQRPSLGSWLAYGPALVAAFLPTTVLVLTRDTTDTRELLLLVGAAATLIFGAMVKQQAPVIVGAVVTGISAIHFTVTRVGPYYVVLPIGLILIVLGANNENRRRAQERIRSLRGMR, encoded by the coding sequence ATGGAAAGGTATCCGTGTCCCTCCTGCGGCCGGGAGATAGATCCCGCGCCCCGCTGCCCCTACTGCAACGCTGAGCAGGGCAGATGGGCCGACGAGGTGGCCCGCATCGAGCGCGAGATCGCCGAGATCCGCAAGCAGGACATCCAGGTCGCCCGCGAGCAGCGGCTGCTCGCGCAGCGCATGCAGGCCGCACAGTTCCAGCGCGACATCCTCAACGCCGCCAACCAGGAACGGCTCAAGCAACAAATCGGCAAGCCGCGCCGGGTGCTACGCCGCCGGGTTTTCCGCCGGCCACCCACCGCTGGTGCCGAGACCGGCGTCCCGCCCACCGCCGCACCGCGCGGCCCACGCGGCCCGGGCGGCCCGGGCGGTTCGCGCATCCCGCGGCAGCAGGCCGGCGCGGCCGCGCCGCCGGAGCCGCCCCCGCCACCCCGGGTGATGGACCTCGACGACGACGGGCCGCCCCCAGAGGCGTCCACGCGCGAGATCCAGAACGTCTACCTCGGCCTCGGCGCCCTCCTCCTCGGCGCCGCGGCCGTCGTCTTCGCGGGCGTCACCGAGGGCGCGATCAGCCGGCTCGCGATCCTGATCGGCGCCACCGGCCTGATGCTGGGCGTCGCACCGTTCATCGGCGCCCGCCGGCTGAGCTCCACCGCCGAGACCATCTCCGCGGTCGGCCTCATGCTGGTGCCGCTGATCGGCTACGCGTTCTACCTGGTGCCCGACGTGCGCCACGGCCCGGTGCCCGGCGAGGTGTTCGCCGGCATCGTGTTCGCGGCGACGGCCGCGGTCGCCGCGGTCTACGCCGGCGCCACCGGGCTCAGCGTGCCCCGCTACGCCACGGTGCTGGCGCTCCAACCGGTGATACCGCTGCTCACCCACGGCTGGATCACCGGGTCGACGGGGTGGGCATTCTCGCTCGCGGCCGTGGCCGCCCTCGACGTCTGGCTGGCGCGGCAATACGCGGCCTTCGGCGCCCTGGTCCCGCCGGCCTGGTCGGGCCGCCTGGTGACACCGCCGCTCGCCGACGACCCACCCACCGACCGGCCGGGCGCGTTCAACCGGCCTGGGCTGTTCAACCGGTCAGCCACCTCAAGCAGGTCTGGCGGCATGGCAGGGCCGCGCGATGCGGCCGCTTCCGACCGCGCGGCCGGCGCCGGCGGGGCCGCAGGCCCGCGTGGCACTGACGCGCCCGGCGGCGCGGCCGGGCCGAGCGGCGCAGCAGGGCCCGGCGGGACGGCAGGGTCGGCCGGCACAGCCGCTTCCGGAGGATCTGAGGGCGCCGGCGACCCGGCGGGGTCCGGCAGCCCGACAGCCGCCGGTGGCCGAGCGGCGGGCGGCACGGCAGCGCAAGGAGACGACGAGTCCGAGGCCATTGCGACGGACACCGACGAGAGCGGCTTCGGCGTGGGCTCGCGCTCGGGTGCGGTGCCGGCCAGCGGCGGACCGAAGGTCGCCCGGATCGTCTCGACGCCGATCCCGCCACACCAGCGCACCGACGACGACCCGGGCCCGAGCCCCCGCCCCGAGGCCGCGGCCGAGGAAGCGGAAGTGCTGCTCGACTCCGGGCCGGCCGACGCCCCCGTCTCCGGCCCCCCGCCGCAGACTGCCGTCACCGCCCGCTGGCTCCGCGAGATGTCGTGGGTGCTGTTCGGCATCGCCATCGGTGCCGCGCTCATCTACGCCGTCGCCGGGCTGGTCGACGCGCGTACCGTGCCGACCGCGACCGTCGCCGGTCTCGGCCTGGTGGTCGCCGCCGCCGTTGGCCTGATCGGTTCGCTGTCGCTGCGTCGCCGGCCGTTGCCCGACGTCGCCGGCGGGATCATGACGCTGGCCATCATCGGTGCCGCCGGTCGGGTCGCCTCGGTCGCGCTGCCCGGGCACGCGCTGGTCGTGGTCGCCACGATCATCGCGCTGATCGGCCTGGCGGTCCGGGCGCTGCCCGACGACTCGCGCCGCGGGCCGCAGCTCGCCTCCACGGCGGCGCTGCTGGTGATCGGCATGGTGATCGCCGGCAACACGCTGCGCGCGGCGCTGGCGCCGATCGACGCCGCGCTGCCGATGTGGCGGGCGGATCTCACCGGGTACGAGGCCCGCCTCGACGCCGCCATCGGCAGCGCGCAGTGGCAACTCGCCGTCGCCGCCGCCCTGCTGACCATCGGGGCCGTGCTGGCCGCGCCGCACGAGATCCGGCGCGAGCTCGCGGTTGCCGGCGCGGCGCTGACCGCCCTGGCCGCACCCGCCTCCTTCGACCTCAACTGGGCCGCCGCGCCGTGGCCCGCCGCCATCGCCGCCATCGCCATCGCCGTCGCCGGGCTGTGGGCCCGCACCCCGCGGGCCGGCATCGCGCACGCGGTCGGCGCCGCCCTGGTCGGGTTGGCCGCCGCCGGGGCCTCCGCCGCCCGGCCCTCGCTCAGCGCCGCGGTGCTGTTCGTGATCGCCGCGAGCGGTGCGCTGATCGCGGGCGCCGCCCGCACCACCACCCTGCGCGCCAACGCCGGCGCGGAGCCGGTCGGCGAGTGGGCGGCCGGCGGTGCCGCGTTCGCCTTCCCGGGCGCGGTGGCCAGCTTCGTGGCCGCGACGGTGCCGAGCGCCACCGCGACCGTGCCGATCCTCGCCACCGCCTTCCTCGCGGTCTGCGCGACGCTCAGCTTCGCCGCGCTCAACCGGGTCGCCGAGCGCCACCTGAGCGTCCCGCTGACCGTGGGCACGGTGCTGGGCACGATGGGCGTGTCCGCCGCCGCGTTCGCCGCCGGGCAGGCGACCGTCGCCGACAAGCTGGTCGGCGCGCTGATGCTGGTCGCGGCCGTGCTGCTGTTCCTGGCTCCGTCGATCGACCACGGCCGCCGGGCCGACCGGGTGCTCGACGGCGCCGACTACGCGTCGGCGGCGGCCACCACCGCACTGATCGGCGCGCTGGCCCGGATCGCCGCGATCCTCGCGCCGGGCGGCGAGATCGCCACGGTGGCCGCGCTGATCCTGGTGGTCGCGATCGGCGTACGCGCGCTCCCCGAAGACTGGCGGCGCGGTCCGGCGCTGGGCATCGCGGTGGGCGGCGGGGTCATCGCCGCGATCGCCGGCTACCAGTCGCTCGCCGGCGGCCTGAAGATCCTCGCGACGCCGGGCGCCCTGTGGGACGCCGACCTGACCCGCTGGCCGGGCAGCGTCGACGCGGGCAGTTCCTGGCAGGCACCGGTCGCACTCGTGCTGCTCGCCGGCGCGGCCGCGATCGTGTTGCCCCGACCCTGGTCCTACGACGTCGCCGGGGTGTTCGTCGGCCTGGCCACGATCGGCGCGCCGGCGGCCCTCGGCCTGCCCTGGTACTCCCCGATCGTGGTCGGCGGCGCGGTGGCCACGATCTACGGCGTCGCCGCGGTGATGGCCGCCGACCCGCGGGCCGGCCTGGCCCGGATCTGGGTGGCGGCCGCCGTCGCCCTGCACGCGGTCGGCGCGAGCGTGGTCCGCCCGTGGACCACGGCGGCGGCACTCGGCATCATCGTGCTGATCGGCGCCGTGGTCGCCGCGCTCGCCTCGACGATCGTGGCCGGCCCCGACGGCGGGCCCGCGACCGCGGGCTGGCGCAACCCGCTCTCCCCGCGCACCGACGGCGAGCCTCCGAGAGAAGCACCAAGCGGAGAACAGGCCGACGTCGGTGCGCCGACCGGCGGCGGCACCGCCACCGCGACGATGACCCGGCCGCGGGTGACCCGGGTGACCGCGCCGGTCGAGTCGTTGGCCGACGTGGCCGCGCCGCCACACCTCAGCACGATTGGCGGGCTCGCCCTCGGCGGCGCACTTCTCGCCCTGCCGGGCGCGCTGGCCGGCTTCTCCGCCTCCGTGGGCAGTTCGGCACCGGTGGTGCTGACCGCCGCCCTGGCCGGCTCGAGCCTGGGGATGGCGGTGCTCGCGCTGGCGCGTACCCGGATGGCGCCCTTCCTGCCCTATGCCACCGTCGGCCTCGCCGGCGGTGCCACGGTGACCGCCGGCACCGCGCTGGCCACCGGAGTCTCACCCGGTGTGTACGCGGCCGCGGCCGCCATGCTCGGCATCCTCGCCGAGTTGCTCCGGGCCACCGTCTCCCCGGGCGGCGAGGCCGAGCGGGTCCGCCGGTGGAGCACGTTCGGCGGCACGCCGTGGCGCCGGAGCCCGGGGCTGTCCGGCCGGCGGTGGTCGGTCGAGCCGGCGATGGGCGCGCTGCTGGTCGCCGTACCCGGGACGCTCTTCGCGCTCTATGCCCTTGGTCCGGCCCTGGTCGAAGCGTTGTTCGCGCCGCTCCAAGTGGTCAACCACATCTGGGCCGGCCCGCCGGAGGCGCTGCTCTCGCCGCCACCCGACGCGGTCGAGCCGTCCAATGTGCTCTCCGCGCTGCTGCTGACCAGCGCGGCCGGCCTCGCGGCGCTGGCGTTCTCCCGCGGCCGGCCGCTGCGGGCGATCCCGGTCGTGCTGCCCGGCATCGCGGTGACCATCCTGATCACGCCGGTGTCGCTCGGCTTCGGCTGGCCCAACAGCATCCGGGCGGCGCTCGCGGTGTTCGCGGTCGCCATGATCGGCCTCGCGCTGACCCCGCCGCCGCCGGAGTCGGAGCTCGCGCAGTCGCTGCGGTCGGCCCGGATCGCGACGTTCGTGATCGGCCTGGCCGCCGGCAACGCCGGGCTGTCCGGCAGCCTCGCCACCCGGCCGATGACGCTGCTGACGCTCGGCAGCGCGGTCCTGGTCGGCGCGGTCGCCGCGTTGTACGGGCGGACCCAGCGCGCCCGCATCCTCGGCTGGCTGTTCGCCGCGATCATGGCGCAGGCGTTCGTGCTGACCGTCGGCCTGGTCGCCGGCCTGCCCCGCACCACGTCGGCGTTCGGCGTGCTGGCGGTCGGCGCGGCCCTGCTGGTCGGCGCCGCGCTGGTGCCCCGGCTGCGCCGCCCCGAGGCGCTGCAAGAAGCGACCACAGTGGAGTGGAGTGGCTACGCCGCCGGCCTGATCGCGTTCGCTCTCGCCTTCGACTCGCTGCCGCACCTGGCCGGCCTGCTCGCCGCCTGGGGCGCGGTGCTCGGCATCGCCGCCGGCCGCCCGGGCCGCCGCGCGTCGCGCCGCCGGGTCATCTTCTACACGGCGCTGAGCTGCGAGGTCGTCGCCTGGTGGCTGCTGATGAACCTGGTCGACGTGCGGCTGTTGGAGGCCTACACGCTGCCGTTCGCGGCGGTGGCGCTGCTGGCCGGCATGATCGAGCTGCGGCAGCGGCCGTCGCTGGGCAGTTGGCTGGCCTACGGCCCGGCGCTGGTGGCGGCGTTCCTGCCGACCACCGTGCTGGTGCTCACCCGCGACACCACCGACACCCGCGAGTTGCTGCTGCTGGTCGGCGCGGCCGCGACGCTCATCTTCGGCGCGATGGTCAAGCAGCAGGCGCCGGTCATCGTGGGCGCGGTGGTCACCGGCATCTCCGCGATCCACTTCACGGTGACCCGGGTCGGCCCCTACTACGTGGTGCTGCCGATCGGCCTCATCCTGATCGTCCTCGGCGCCAACAACGAAAACCGCCGCCGCGCCCAGGAACGCATCCGCAGCCTGCGCGGCATGCGCTAG
- a CDS encoding GNAT family N-acetyltransferase: protein MIRFRQAADLDGCVAALRAVHEADAYPLNWPSDPGSWLNPAGLLAAWVHVDSDGAIAGHLAVQQPGELCRLFVTPAARRRSVGRDLVAEATAWAAARDLPLTLNVTDEKRSAAVAFYEATGWRHTHTEPADWTGPDGGPVTLRHYRLGG from the coding sequence GTGATCCGGTTCCGGCAGGCGGCCGACCTCGACGGCTGCGTCGCGGCGCTGCGGGCGGTGCACGAGGCTGATGCGTACCCGCTGAACTGGCCCTCCGATCCTGGCTCCTGGCTGAATCCGGCGGGGCTGTTGGCGGCCTGGGTCCACGTGGACTCCGATGGCGCGATCGCCGGTCATCTCGCGGTCCAGCAGCCCGGGGAGTTGTGCCGGTTGTTCGTGACGCCTGCGGCTCGGCGCCGGTCGGTCGGCCGGGACCTGGTTGCCGAAGCGACCGCGTGGGCCGCCGCGCGCGACCTCCCGCTGACGCTCAACGTCACCGACGAGAAGCGGTCGGCCGCTGTCGCCTTCTACGAGGCCACCGGGTGGCGGCACACGCACACCGAGCCGGCCGACTGGACCGGGCCTGATGGCGGGCCGGTCACCCTGCGCCACTACCGGCTCGGCGGCTGA
- the purE gene encoding 5-(carboxyamino)imidazole ribonucleotide mutase: MTAVGVIMGSDSDWATMRAAAEALDEFGVGYEVGVVSAHRTPDKMIAYARTAAERGLQVIIAGAGGAAHLPGMVASATPLPVIGVPVPLKYLDGMDSLLSIVQMPAGVPVATVSIGGARNAGLLAVRILAAADPALRQKMIEFQAGLEVLVAEKEAALKASLRPAP, translated from the coding sequence GTGACGGCCGTCGGCGTGATCATGGGCAGCGACTCCGACTGGGCGACGATGCGCGCCGCGGCGGAGGCCCTCGACGAGTTCGGCGTCGGCTATGAGGTCGGTGTCGTCTCCGCACACCGCACACCCGACAAGATGATCGCGTACGCCCGGACCGCCGCCGAGCGCGGCCTCCAGGTGATTATCGCTGGGGCGGGCGGCGCCGCCCACCTGCCCGGCATGGTCGCGTCGGCCACCCCGCTGCCGGTGATCGGGGTGCCGGTTCCGCTCAAATACCTCGACGGCATGGACTCGTTGCTCTCGATCGTGCAGATGCCGGCCGGCGTGCCGGTGGCGACGGTGTCGATCGGCGGCGCGCGCAACGCCGGCCTGCTCGCGGTGCGCATCCTGGCCGCCGCGGATCCGGCCTTGCGGCAAAAGATGATCGAGTTTCAGGCCGGCCTCGAAGTGCTGGTCGCCGAGAAGGAAGCCGCCCTCAAAGCGTCGCTGCGCCCGGCTCCGTGA
- a CDS encoding 5-(carboxyamino)imidazole ribonucleotide synthase: MDSRTGLPVVGMVGAGQLARMTHQAAIALGQSLHVLAAHPDDGAAMVAADVQIGEHTDLTALRTFAKGCDVVTFDHEHVPQEHIRALAAEGVKVFPSADALVFAQDKRRMRERLTELGAPVPRWQPVASADELAAFGERVGWPLVLKATRGGYDGRGVWVVDSPEAAAEVLASGTELIGEELVELRRELAVQVARSPFGQVAVYPVVETVQRDGINVEVLAPAPLLPEDFAVEAQKLAIDLATALDVVGLLAVELFETPGGLVVNELAMRPHNSGHWTIEGARTSQFEQHLRAVLDYPLGDTALAAPVVVMANVLGGPAGGMSTDERLHHLFAEDPGARVHLYGKQSRPGRKIGHVTVLGDDLVSVRARAARAAWWLREGTHP; encoded by the coding sequence ATGGATTCCCGGACCGGACTGCCTGTCGTCGGCATGGTGGGCGCTGGCCAGTTGGCCCGCATGACCCACCAGGCCGCCATCGCCCTCGGCCAGTCGCTGCACGTGCTCGCGGCCCATCCCGACGACGGCGCGGCCATGGTCGCCGCCGACGTGCAGATCGGCGAGCACACTGACCTGACCGCGTTGCGCACCTTCGCCAAGGGCTGCGACGTGGTCACCTTCGACCACGAACACGTGCCGCAGGAACACATCCGCGCGCTGGCCGCCGAGGGCGTGAAGGTCTTCCCGTCCGCCGACGCGCTGGTCTTCGCGCAGGACAAGCGGCGCATGCGGGAACGTCTCACTGAGCTCGGCGCGCCCGTGCCGCGCTGGCAGCCGGTGGCCTCGGCCGACGAGCTGGCCGCGTTCGGCGAGCGGGTCGGCTGGCCGCTGGTGCTCAAGGCGACCCGCGGCGGCTACGACGGGCGCGGCGTCTGGGTCGTCGACTCGCCCGAGGCGGCCGCCGAGGTGCTGGCCAGCGGCACGGAGCTGATCGGCGAGGAGCTGGTCGAGCTGCGCCGCGAGCTGGCCGTGCAGGTGGCGCGCTCGCCGTTCGGCCAGGTCGCGGTCTACCCCGTCGTCGAGACCGTGCAGCGCGACGGCATCAACGTCGAGGTGCTGGCGCCGGCGCCGCTGCTGCCCGAGGATTTCGCGGTCGAGGCGCAGAAGCTGGCGATCGACCTGGCCACCGCGCTCGACGTGGTCGGCCTGCTCGCCGTCGAGCTGTTCGAGACGCCCGGCGGCCTGGTCGTCAACGAGCTCGCGATGCGCCCGCACAACTCGGGGCACTGGACCATCGAGGGCGCCCGCACGTCGCAGTTCGAGCAGCACCTGCGAGCCGTGCTCGACTATCCGCTCGGCGACACGGCGCTGGCCGCGCCGGTGGTGGTGATGGCCAACGTGCTCGGTGGCCCGGCCGGCGGCATGTCCACCGACGAGCGCCTGCACCACCTCTTCGCCGAGGATCCGGGCGCGCGGGTGCATCTCTATGGCAAGCAGTCCCGGCCCGGCCGCAAGATCGGGCATGTGACGGTGTTGGGTGACGACCTGGTTTCCGTCCGCGCCCGTGCGGCGCGCGCGGCCTGGTGGCTCCGCGAAGGGACACATCCGTGA